One Ovis aries strain OAR_USU_Benz2616 breed Rambouillet chromosome 24, ARS-UI_Ramb_v3.0, whole genome shotgun sequence genomic window, GGGACCTCAGCCCTTCAGTCTGCTGCATGCCCCCATCCCTCCGATCTCCCAGAAAAGTTCCCAGTTCAGGACAATGGGCTGTGGCTTCCAAGTAACCCCTTCAACACCTCCACCAGATCATCACAGACATTCCCGGGGCCTCCCCATTCCCCCTCCTCACTCACTGTCCAGCTCCTTTGCCTTCCTCCCTCCATACAGGACCTTCCGCTGCAGAGCCCAGCCTGCCCCAAACGTCGAGGCAcccatctcctcttcctcctcctctggtgTCCCTGCACTGGCAATGACGTGGGCACAGGAGATGCTGGCAAAGGCCCCCCCGTCGGTCCCTTGCTCTTGCAGCTGGATCTTGACCATGGGGGACGGAGCTCCCATCCCACAGCCCTTATTCAGCACCCCCCCAGCCTTGAGGCTCTCATAGGCAGGGGGTCTCTTGAGCCCAGCTACTGCAGCTGGGTAGGTCCAGAGGGGGGTCAGGGGGCCTGTGGTTGGATCCGGAAGGCTGTGTGGGGAGGCCAGGCAGGCGCGGTGGTGGAGAACCCCagctgctgcacccagagccccgcTGTGGGGGCTGGACTTCCCGGGCACAGGGGGCCTTGAGCTGGTGCACAGCATCCCATGGAGGACTGCGATTtccttctccgtctttggctccCCAGCACCCAGGGGCGGGCCAGCTGGCAGGACGGAGTGCGTGGTCACCTTGACTGCTGAGTACACCATGGTGTAAGACACGGCCTTGTCCTTGGGGGCGCCGGGGAGCAAGGCAGCCGGGGCAGGAGGGGCTGCTGGCGCCCCTACCGCCTTGGGGCAGATCATGCTGTGGGAATTGGGGAGCTCCCGCTCCCCCCGGGGCTGGCCAGAGCCCTGGGGCGGCAATGGTGTTGAGTGGCTCCGGGCTCGGCCCGAGGGtcccagcagcagcaggttggcaGCGGGAGGCGGAGGCGGTAGGGGAGGCGTCTCCCGCTCCCGGGCAGGCACTTGGGGAGCTGGGGTGGAGCCAGCTGGCTCCTTGGAGTGGCAGAGGACCGGTAGCCTCGAGACCCCGTCGCCGGGGGTTCGGGAAGCAGACTTGGCTTGGGGGAAGGCCAGGAGCGGAGGCCGGTGCTGGAGGAGGTTGGGGAAGGGCGGGGGAATTTCACAAGAAGTGGTCTTGGTGGGCGTGCCATCCCGTCGGCTCGGGAGGGCTGAAGCTGGCCGGCGGTGGGTGTGGGGCTGAAGGGCGTGAGGCTGGTGTGGCGTGGAGGCTGCGGTCAGTGCAGGGACCCCATTGGCCCGGCCTTCCCCGGGCTCCTCGGGCAGCGGGTACTTCATCTCCTCATAGATAGCCTCACTCTCATCCGAGTCCGAGTCAGCGCCAGCCGGAGGGGTcgggcccccaccccccagagggGGCCCCGTCAGGCCGCCTCCACTCCGCCCTCCGCCCTTGAAGACATCGCCCACCATCTCGATGTACACGGGCTCTTCTTCCTGGGCGCCCGCCTCAGGGTCCCCGGCCACACAGGAGCCCCTGCTCAGGCGCTGAAGGGGCAGGTTCCCCCCtcgaggggagggggctgggggacagGACTCATCGAAGGAGACCGACAGCTGGGTGTTGGGGCTTCGCCTGGGCTTCTGCGGAGGGACCTTCCGGCCGGACTCGCGGCCCTCGGGGGTTGGCTTCTGAGAGCCTGGGCAGGATGGGAAAGAGAACGAGACACCAGGCTCTCAGTCGGGGAAGGAAATGGGGAGACCCACTGTGGCCTCTTGACTCATCTGCAAGGATGAGTCCCCAGCTTTCCTCAACTCACAGCGCCAGTGGGTTCCTTTCCTACCAGTTGGCCTTGGCGCCTTCTAAAGAACTTTCCAGAGTCTGTAGCTCGCACTCTCAATTCTGCCCCCGCCCCAACGCCCTTCAAGGCCCCTCTTTTCCCAAGAATGAACTTTTCAAGGAGGTTTTCCTGCCCTTAAATGGTTCATCTGAGGCCCTTGCAAAAAAGAACCCCCCCCCCATTCCCTGTGAGAATGGAACCTTCCACTTCCTGGGTTCTTCCCTGAATGAACCATGTACAGGCAGGCCTCCCCCGGCCCGCAGTGGATCTTCCCGGTTCCCCCTGGCTGGGATGGTGGGGGCGGGTGTCTCACCTGCTTTCTTGCTGGGGGGCGTCTCTGCCCCCGACCCCGCCATGCTAAGCTTGGTGCTGGGGTGCCTCCGGGGCTTGGCCGGGGGTCTTCGGGTGCCGCCATCCTCAGTGaggcccccgccgcccccgccagGCCCGCTCCCCACACTGTCCATGCTGCCCACCGAGTGGCAGGACAGGGATCGCGGGGCCATGGCGCTGCgacaggggtggggggtgtgctCCTGGGAGGCGGGCATCGTCATGAAGCCCATCCTGAGAGAGCGGCGCAGCGAGGCGATGTCCCGCACGCGGACACCCGGCCCTGGGCCAGCCCCGGGCCCCGCCGCCGGGCCTGCGGGAGCCACCTCCTTACTGGAGCTGGGGAGAGAAGACCCAGGGGGAGCAGGGGTCGGACCTCAGGCCTGGGCCTTCGGCTCCTCTTCCACCTCAAGAGCGAGGAGGAGCGGTGGGCAACCCTGGGGCCTCCCAGGGAGGAGGGCGGGGGccggggtggggatggggagaggtcGGGGAGAGGTCGAATCCCAAGGCCttgagaaagggaaggagactGGGGACAGGGACGAGAGAAGAGGTGAGCCCGTGTGCAGGGGGACGTCCCTGGAGCTGGCGGGCCCCAGTATGGGCACCGCACATGTGGACGGCTCGCAGACGgagagaaacgctggcctgggcAGCACAGCTCTGCATGGCACATGCACCTGCCGCCCGAACTCTGTTCCTTCGCCCTCTGACACGGGCCCACGCCCGGCCTCTGGCCTCCCCTCTTGTCCGGCTGCTGCTGCGGCCTCCGCTCCCACACTGAGTGGGCGCCTCCTTTCCCAGGCCCAGGCTGTACCGCCCGCCGCATCATCAGAGAGCCTCCCCCGGCTGATCTCTttttcctccctgcctctctctctctctctctttccctctccctccgtTGTCATCCTCTCTCTGTTACCCTCCCAGGCTCACCCCAGTTCCCTTTCACTGTCCCTGAGTGTGAGTGAAAGGGGGGCGGCTGGCGGGGAAGAGGGGCGAGCCCTTGTGGGGTGGGCTCTCATTAGGGCCCTGTCTACTAACCCTTCATTAGGGAGAGATCACTGCAGTGATAGCTCTGATTAATCTAATTAACAACAAGAATTAAACTCCACAGTTTCGAGGGGGGAGAAGGGAGCAAGGAGGTGGCTCTGACTCAGGCTCCAAGAGGCTGTGCCATCAACGGGAGTgaagaagagaagggagcaaGACGGAAGAGGCCAGGCGCCAGGTCCCTGGGGGGACAAGGGGAGGGGGCAAGCAGTGTGTGGGGGGTGTCAGTTCCAAGCCTTGCCTCTTCTGCAGGGCCCAGCCTGCATGTcccccactacacacacacacacacacacaatcctgtCACTGGAAAGGGGCCAAGTGGATTGTTTCTGGTGCCCCTCAAATGACTCCATCCTGGACCATGAGGGCAGCAGGGCCTGCCCCTTCCAAGGTCAGGTGACAGGGGAACCAAGAGCCAGCCCCATACTGTCAGAGAGGAGATCACAGGCCAGAGGTGATCAGGAGGGAGTGACCTGGGCCTCTGGGGATGGGGAAAAGCCAACAGGGGGCCCCTGAGCCAGAAGCCCCCTCAgaggccagggcaggggctggagccAGGAGCCATGAGCAAGACAGAGACAGGGCGTGTGCAATTCCAGCAATTCTGTACTGAGCACAGACTCTGAGATCAGACTGATGACCAGGCTGCTGGGCTCAGGAAGGGCAGAGAGGGATGTGGCCCGGccgggttggggtgggggagagaggacGTGGGACAGGAGAGGGGGCGCTCTGGGGCTGCAGCCTTACCTCCTCTTGGCCTCCTCTTCCTTGTGCTGCCTCCACTCCAGCTTGGTTTTTCGGTAGAGGAGGTTCATGTcgtggggcaggaggtgggggctggggggcccTGCTCAGTGCCACCAGGCCCGGGGGGCGACCCTCCCTGGGTCCCGGATCCACTTGgtggagaggggaaaggaaaaaaagaaatatgtgggGTGGGTCGGGGCCAGgaatgaatgagagagagagaaaggagcagagatgTGACTCGGGTCctcagagagaggaaaacagatgCAGGCACAGAAAACCCAACTCCGCCTCCAGGacccacagacagacagacatgtaTAGAGTCACACACCCTGACAAAGGTGTCAgagccacacacacactctggagTGATCAGACTGATACAGCTCCCCATCCTGTAAATCCAGCCTGATCCACCACTCAGACAGGCCCCACAGACCTACAGCAGCCCTGcaggcacacaaacacacactcagacGCACAAACCACCGGGTCACGGCCCCATCTCTACAAACAGAGGACCAGACACACAAACTGACATAGGTAAACACAACCTAGATCAGCCAGACACAGAGACATAAACACCCCGACACACCCACAGCACACACAGACCTCCAGATACACACAGATCGGCTGCACCGAACTGGACGTACCTATAGACAAGGAGTTATGCCGGGGCCTACTTGTCTACACTGCACCcggctggggaagggggagacAGTCAGACTCCCTACCCCTTCTTGGGacctgaggctggggtggggggggttgtCATGGGGGTAGGGCGGGGACGCTGGAGAAAGGGTGGAGGCACTCTGAGTTGGGCACCTACAAGACCACCCATCCATGTCTCTCCATTCCCTGACGACCCCCTCGCCAGACCTGTGCCTGGGCCCGGGCTTCTATCCACCCCTATTCCTGTACCCTGGCCCCTCAGCGGCCGTCCCCGCCTCCCTCGCTGATGGCCCAAAtcaccttcctcctccaggatctgGGAGGCTCCCGGCTTCCTTCTCCCAGTCTCCGCCCCTCCCTCTCACCCGGGGGTCTCCAGTCTGGCCCCATAGCTGCCTTCGGAGCGGCGGCCTCCATACCTGCTCCGGTTTCCCTTCCCCCAAACACACTCTCCTCTGCGCCTTCAGCCTCGCCTCTCCTCCTGGGCGCCCCTCCTCACTGCCgtcctctccctcccctgtctGTTCCAAACCTGGTCGGCTTCACCCCCTCTCCATCCGAAGGCCCCAGGTTCCCGGgcacccctccccttccccttgtcCTGCTACCCTGGGTTTCTCCGTCTCTTGCCCCGCCACTCCTCCCTACCTCTtgtccccccatcccacctcccggCACCAAGCCTCCCCAATTTTTACATCACCGTACCTGGCCTGCCGGGCGCCGGCCCCCCCATGCCGGGCTCCGCCcggagctggaggagggaggaggagagacagagaccaGGGGGAGCCGAACAGGGCCCTGCCGCAGAGACAGCCCCGCCTCCGGGTCCGCCCCCAGACCCGCCCCCGGCCCCAAACCCACCCTTCCACACCCTCCAAGGACGGAGTGGGAGCGGCGCGGCCGCGCTGTGCTGCTaggctggggtggtggggggcatgGAGCCAGCAGAGCCCGCGGGGGGCAGTCGGAGATTTGGGGGACCTGAAGCCAGCCCGCCCCGCTTTGGGGCGTCCGCTCCTCGCCGCCCCTCGCCCCTGCCCGGCCGGGCCGCGCTGAGTTCGATGTCCAAGGCCCCGGCAGAGCAATCGGGGGTGCGGGGTGCCGCGCGCAGCGGCGCCCCCCAGCGGCGGCCCGGGGCCTGCACACACGCGCGTACCCCGTGCGCCCGGCGCTCGCCGGGTGCGCACCCCGCGTCCGGCCGGGGCGAGGCTGCGGCTGCGGGGCCCGGAGTGCAGTGAGGCGGCGAGGCCGGCAGGTGGGGCCGGTTTCCGGGCGGAGGGGCTCTGAGAGTCGGCAGCCGGACCATCCGCGTCTTTGTCCAGCAGGGGGCGTGCTCCCTTGTCCGCGCGGCGTCTTCCAGCCGCCCCCCAGGTACAGGGAGGGCAGTGAGGCTGTTTCGCTGGGTGCTCATCGCCTTATCCCTGCAGCTTCCCAGGAGTCCAGACCTTGTTTCACCGCCTGGGCTAACGTCTTCTGCCCATCCGCCCCCATGGCCCAAGTCATCCTCCCAGTAACCTTTGACTCCACCAAATCATGACTACAGCTTTGTAGGTCGTAAATTGCCCCACATTTAATAGAAGGCATTATAAATGCCCCTGGGAGAGTTAACTCATCAAAATACGTAACTATGGTTTCATATTTACACATCTTGGTGTGAATGAACTTTTAtctattcactcaacaaacatttccaCAAAGACCATCAATGTCCCTGGGACTGTAGACACGGAGGAGCCCAAGTCGATGCAGTGTCTGAggtggtgggaaggggaggaTTCAAAGATAAGTTTGAATAGTTTGTAGCTAGTCATCGCGGAAGGAAGGAGGCTCTGGGGGCGGAGCCGCGGGGCTGTGCTGTGAATTTTGCCAGAGGGGAGAGAGTGGGGTGAGGGGTTGTGTGGGAGGCTGCTTCCTGGACCTCACCACTTGGGAGGCCTCGGGATCTGGCTGTGGTAGCCGTTGTTGCCGTGAAGAGAGAGAGGAGTGCAGATGCATGTTaacaaagagataaaaaagaaatatataaactgGGGGGAAGGGGTTTAGGTTTGTTTTTGCTTAAAGGGTGGTTAAAATTTTCCATGAGCTAACCTGAGGAAGGAAGGACGGGTCAGCTAGTCTCAATGGCATCAAATGCTAACTCGGAGGCCTTGGGCAAGTaacccaagcctcagtttcctcagcttaGACACTGGAGCTCAAAACCCACCCCATGTCTGCCCTGGGCTGTTTTGAGAATCCATGAGCTAATTATGCGAAATGGACAACTTTGAAGAATTTTAGTATGCTTGGAAAGAGTTCCATCTGACGAACCCGGGAGTGACAGCAGATGTGGTCATTAAACCCTGCTTTTGCTGAAACAGTTCGCTTCAGAATGTTGCCAAGCATATGAaagtgtgttagtggctcagtcttgtcaagcacacagtaggcacttaaTGAGTGTGTGTGGCTTCTCCATAGTGAGCAGGGGATGGGAAGGGTGAGAGGTGGGGGTGAGAGAAAGGGTCAGGGTTTGTGGCCAGCCAGGTTCCTCCTCCAGGCGGGCATATCTGTATGGGTGCTCATGTGTGAACAGCGGTTGGTAGAGAAAATGCAAGTCAGCACCTTCCTTAGCGCGCCTTCCTGGTTTCTCCCTATCTAGGGAGCCAGACAAGGACACACCTGAGTGAGAAGTGTCCCTGCGCCACCACTGACAGCCTTTTTGAACCTCCTGGGTCTCCATTTCCACATCTAACAAGAGGAACAGTGCGATGTTTGGGGTTTGATGCAAATACTCCAGCACAATACCACGAGAGATTTTGAGGGTATAGATGAAACAAGTTCGGCTGTGAGCTGAGAATTGTCGAAACTGCATCTCGGGTCCTTTAGGAGTTCCTTTTATCGTTTCCTCTATGTAGGGGCATGTTTGAAAATTGCCACAAAGATCCACTTGAAAAAATAAGAGCAGGGGAGAAAAACGGTATCTCCCTCGTTCGGTTACTGTGAAAGCCAGCGAAGATATGACaatagcagctgcagcagcaccaTAACCATTTACTGGGCGCTGATGGGGTGGCAGGCACCCGGCAGAACCCTGGTTAAGTTCCTTCCCACTCCTCCGCGCGTCCCGTAGGCCAATGGCAGCAAGTGCCTACAAGTAAGGGAATCCCTGGCCTCCCCGCAAACTCCTCCCCCTTTCTCTCCGCCCTCCGCGGCCCCTCCCTCCGAGGAAGCGCTGGGCTGAGGCCCAGCAGGTGTGGGGTTAAGGCAGCCTGTCCCGGGGCCCCCGCAACAGCAGCAGCGGCCGCGGAGACTGCACCAGCAGTGGCGGTGGCAGACCTGGCCCCGGGCCAGCTGGCCGGGAGCCCCAGGAGCGAGAGAGGgcggaggaaggggaggaagaggggaaggaggaggaggagaggagcagtCAGCAGGCCCGAGGAGGCAGGACTTCCTGGTGTGGGGGTTGTCAACagcccagaaagagaaagaccgaGAGGAGCGGAGAGAGACCCATCAGTGCCACGCGGGAGGAGACTTGGGAGGGCCCGTCGCCGCGACGACCACCGAGGCGGCAGCACCTGTGGGATCGGGGGGAGGAGGCTGAGCCGCCCCTCTCTCGCTTCAGTCGGCCGAGCCTGGGGACCTCAGAGGCCGCGCCTGAGCTCCGCCAAGGAGGCGGGAGTTCCTTCTTTTCTGGACAGCAAACTTTCTGCGGAGATGCCTTGCGGGGCGAGGTGCAGCCCCCGTAGAGATCCCGACAGCCTCTGATCGCCGCCTgcgcgcccccccgcccccaccccaagctGCTGGGGCCAAGGAGGCCCTGGGGAAGGGACAGTCCCACACCTTAGGCGGCCGGGACCCCCGGCCCAGCTCGGTGGCCGCCGTCGAGAGGTAGGGCTCTAGGCTGGGAGGGGCACCGGGGCAGAGCCTGCCCGGGGGATGGGGGAGCTGGGgtgtggggggttgggggagtggTGCTGGGGGAGCGCTCGGAGGCCCAGCGCAGGCCTCCCCGCGGCCTGGCCGGGCTGAGGAGCAGCTTCACCCCTGTTCACCCAGACCTTGGAGCCCTTGCTCTTGCAACGACTTGGGTTCGCACGAGTTTGAATCCCAGGGAGAAATGCCCAACTTTGGGTCTGAGCTGCCTCTTCCTGTTCTCTGCTCCCGCCCGGATCTGCTCGGGTTCTCTgtcatttctgtctttgtcttgGGGTGTCTGGCGatttccccttcctcccccatTCTGCTCCCCAGAGAGGAAGACCCAGAGGTAGCCTGCCCACtgctttctcacacacacacactctctctctctccttctctttctagtTTGCAAACTCAGCTCTGGAGTTCAGCAACGACAGCAGCAGGAAaaacctgcccctgcccccccacTCCTGCAGCCTCCCCTGCCTTGTTCTCCCTTCACCAACCAGGCACCCCCCAGTTCCCGCAAGGCCCTCCTGCCATGTCGGACC contains:
- the NYAP1 gene encoding neuronal tyrosine-phosphorylated phosphoinositide-3-kinase adapter 1 isoform X1, whose protein sequence is MNLLYRKTKLEWRQHKEEEAKRSSSKEVAPAGPAAGPGAGPGPGVRVRDIASLRRSLRMGFMTMPASQEHTPHPCRSAMAPRSLSCHSVGSMDSVGSGPGGGGGGLTEDGGTRRPPAKPRRHPSTKLSMAGSGAETPPSKKAGSQKPTPEGRESGRKVPPQKPRRSPNTQLSVSFDESCPPAPSPRGGNLPLQRLSRGSCVAGDPEAGAQEEEPVYIEMVGDVFKGGGRSGGGLTGPPLGGGGPTPPAGADSDSDESEAIYEEMKYPLPEEPGEGRANGVPALTAASTPHQPHALQPHTHRRPASALPSRRDGTPTKTTSCEIPPPFPNLLQHRPPLLAFPQAKSASRTPGDGVSRLPVLCHSKEPAGSTPAPQVPARERETPPLPPPPPAANLLLLGPSGRARSHSTPLPPQGSGQPRGERELPNSHSMICPKAVGAPAAPPAPAALLPGAPKDKAVSYTMVYSAVKVTTHSVLPAGPPLGAGEPKTEKEIAVLHGMLCTSSRPPVPGKSSPHSGALGAAAGVLHHRACLASPHSLPDPTTGPLTPLWTYPAAVAGLKRPPAYESLKAGGVLNKGCGMGAPSPMVKIQLQEQGTDGGAFASISCAHVIASAGTPEEEEEEMGASTFGAGWALQRKVLYGGRKAKELDTEIEDGARAWNGSAEGIGKVEREDRGPVASGIPVRSQGAEGLLARIHHGGDRGGGRTALPIPCQTFPACHRNGDFTGGYRLGRSASTSGVRQAALHTPRPCSQPRDALSQTPPALPLPLPLPLPPQPARERDGKLLEVIERKRCVCKEIKARHRPDRGLCKQESMPILPSWRRGPEPRKSGTPPCRRQHTVLWDTAI
- the NYAP1 gene encoding neuronal tyrosine-phosphorylated phosphoinositide-3-kinase adapter 1 isoform X2, yielding MNLLYRKTKLEWRQHKEEEAKRSSSKEVAPAGPAAGPGAGPGPGVRVRDIASLRRSLRMGFMTMPASQEHTPHPCRSAMAPRSLSCHSVGSMDSVGSGPGGGGGGLTEDGGTRRPPAKPRRHPSTKLSMAGSGAETPPSKKAGSQKPTPEGRESGRKVPPQKPRRSPNTQLSVSFDESCPPAPSPRGGNLPLQRLSRGSCVAGDPEAGAQEEEPVYIEMVGDVFKGGGRSGGGLTGPPLGGGGPTPPAGADSDSDESEAIYEEMKYPLPEEPGEGRANGVPALTAASTPHQPHALQPHTHRRPASALPSRRDGTPTKTTSCEIPPPFPNLLQHRPPLLAFPQAKSASRTPGDGVSRLPVLCHSKEPAGSTPAPQVPARERETPPLPPPPPAANLLLLGPSGRARSHSTPLPPQGSGQPRGERELPNSHSMICPKAVGAPAAPPAPAALLPGAPKDKAVSYTMVYSAVKVTTHSVLPAGPPLGAGEPKTEKEIAVLHGMLCTSSRPPVPGKSSPHSGALGAAAGVLHHRACLASPHSLPDPTTGPLTPLWTYPAAVAGLKRPPAYESLKAGGVLNKGCGMGAPSPMVKIQLQEQGTDGGAFASISCAHVIASAGTPEEEEEEMGASTFGAGWALQRKVLYGGRKAKELDKIEDGARAWNGSAEGIGKVEREDRGPVASGIPVRSQGAEGLLARIHHGGDRGGGRTALPIPCQTFPACHRNGDFTGGYRLGRSASTSGVRQAALHTPRPCSQPRDALSQTPPALPLPLPLPLPPQPARERDGKLLEVIERKRCVCKEIKARHRPDRGLCKQESMPILPSWRRGPEPRKSGTPPCRRQHTVLWDTAI